One Ignavibacteriota bacterium DNA window includes the following coding sequences:
- a CDS encoding 2-oxoacid:acceptor oxidoreductase family protein gives MTEEVIFAGFGGQGVLSMGQVLSYAGMIENREVCWMPSYGPEMRGGTANCIVQVSDTDISSPIIGKFDTVVALNQPSLDKFEHAVKPGGTLIYDSTNIIEPPTRTDIDVVPVPASEEAVKMKNTKIMNMIVLGAFLEKRKTVDIETVLSALRKVLPERHHHLIPLNEQALHRGQELARETVTA, from the coding sequence ATGACTGAAGAAGTAATTTTTGCGGGCTTCGGCGGACAGGGCGTCCTGTCCATGGGCCAGGTGCTTTCCTATGCCGGCATGATTGAAAACAGGGAAGTGTGCTGGATGCCGTCCTACGGACCCGAAATGCGCGGCGGCACGGCGAATTGTATCGTGCAGGTGTCCGACACCGACATCAGCAGTCCGATCATCGGCAAATTCGATACGGTGGTGGCGCTGAACCAGCCCTCGCTCGACAAGTTCGAACACGCCGTGAAACCGGGCGGGACGCTGATCTACGACAGCACCAACATCATCGAACCGCCCACACGCACCGACATCGATGTGGTGCCGGTGCCCGCGAGTGAAGAGGCGGTAAAGATGAAGAACACAAAGATCATGAACATGATCGTGCTCGGTGCCTTCCTCGAAAAACGCAAGACCGTCGATATCGAGACCGTGCTCAGCGCACTGCGCAAAGTCCTTCCCGAGCGGCACCATCATCTTATTCCGCTCAACGAACAGGCGCTGCATCGCGGCCAGGAACTCGCCCGCGAAACGGTAACTGCGTAA
- a CDS encoding DUF1573 domain-containing protein, which yields MIHAVPGSTRFALRPVRLHFVLMRPLMVLLVLSCLLPGYAAGQGLIFDSTTHDFGRVKQREKVRATFRYTNAGTDTVYLLEPRAGCGCTAALLSAPMVTPKGTGSMSVDFTAYAGTFGHVEKHVQMFRRVPGGEQQIATLTIKAFIVGEVIPDSTLLRFDVTEGDSAVMHTALHNSSDHPVTLDNVSAALMEYVDTTAGTAYHSDRVIGRAVPDVVVALARTQLEPGESTELSIGLRTHGKGQVTGSVRIVLPQSEIRVPVVGIVRRLVRDPRRE from the coding sequence ATGATCCATGCTGTTCCCGGTAGCACGCGGTTCGCTCTTCGTCCCGTCCGCTTACACTTTGTGCTCATGCGGCCCCTGATGGTGCTGCTTGTTCTTTCCTGTCTTCTTCCCGGCTACGCGGCGGGACAGGGACTGATTTTCGACTCAACAACGCACGATTTCGGGCGTGTGAAACAGCGCGAGAAGGTGCGCGCCACATTCAGGTACACCAACGCCGGCACCGACACGGTGTACCTGCTCGAACCGCGCGCGGGCTGCGGCTGTACGGCCGCACTGCTCAGCGCGCCCATGGTGACCCCCAAAGGCACGGGTTCGATGTCGGTGGATTTTACCGCCTACGCCGGCACCTTCGGACATGTAGAAAAACATGTGCAGATGTTCCGGCGGGTGCCGGGCGGAGAACAACAAATCGCGACACTCACAATCAAGGCCTTCATCGTGGGGGAAGTGATTCCCGATTCCACGCTGCTGCGTTTTGACGTCACGGAAGGTGATTCGGCCGTGATGCATACGGCGTTGCACAATTCCTCCGACCATCCGGTGACTCTCGACAACGTCTCGGCGGCGTTGATGGAGTATGTGGACACCACCGCGGGCACGGCCTATCATTCCGATCGTGTCATCGGCCGTGCTGTGCCTGATGTGGTGGTGGCCCTCGCGCGCACACAGCTCGAACCGGGGGAGAGCACGGAACTGAGTATCGGACTTCGAACACACGGCAAGGGACAGGTGACCGGCAGCGTGCGGATTGTGCTGCCGCAATCCGAAATCCGCGTACCCGTCGTGGGGATAGTCCGCCGCCTTGTCCGTGACCCGCGCAGGGAGTAG
- a CDS encoding DUF1573 domain-containing protein: MTSIRLFALGALALAMTLTAGAQTPASDNSACFQVVGTSDYYFGTIDADQTVEHTFVFKNTCAEVVEIDQVRPSCGCTAAVVSEKVIQPGGEAKIQVKFTPPKGTRGKASKTVSLYLKGKTEVHTMLRFSADVKSELDIQPSYLQLYGGEVGKPITGTVKVKNVSTDPVELLEMPFSATSYADTGKVPGGSSVAIPLNNAVVRPQTATLKPGESVDVAITVTPEYKGNLNGSLRIKTKKSEAYLQVFGIIRGPEGAQIGTTGVQTGTPAVQEHVIRIVDDPAKKQK; encoded by the coding sequence ATGACATCCATTCGACTTTTCGCCCTTGGCGCCCTTGCGCTGGCGATGACCCTTACCGCGGGCGCGCAGACGCCCGCTAGTGACAACTCCGCCTGTTTCCAGGTTGTCGGAACCTCCGATTATTATTTCGGAACCATCGACGCCGATCAGACGGTCGAGCACACCTTTGTTTTCAAGAACACCTGCGCCGAAGTGGTAGAGATCGATCAGGTGCGCCCGAGCTGCGGATGCACCGCGGCCGTGGTCTCGGAGAAGGTGATTCAGCCCGGCGGCGAAGCCAAGATCCAGGTGAAGTTCACACCCCCGAAAGGCACGCGTGGCAAGGCGAGCAAGACCGTGAGTCTCTATCTCAAGGGCAAGACCGAAGTGCACACCATGCTCCGCTTCTCGGCCGATGTGAAGAGTGAACTCGATATTCAGCCCTCGTATCTGCAGCTCTATGGCGGCGAAGTCGGCAAACCCATCACCGGCACCGTGAAGGTGAAGAATGTGTCCACCGATCCCGTGGAGCTTCTCGAAATGCCCTTCAGCGCCACGTCCTATGCCGATACGGGCAAGGTCCCGGGCGGCAGCAGTGTTGCCATTCCGCTGAACAACGCGGTTGTACGTCCGCAGACCGCCACGCTGAAGCCGGGTGAATCCGTCGATGTCGCCATCACCGTGACGCCGGAGTACAAAGGCAACCTGAACGGTTCGCTGCGCATCAAGACGAAGAAGAGCGAGGCGTATCTGCAGGTGTTCGGCATCATTCGCGGACCCGAAGGCGCCCAGATAGGGACAACCGGCGTTCAGACGGGTACACCCGCAGTGCAGGAGCACGTCATCCGGATAGTTGACGATCCCGCGAAAAAGCAGAAGTAA
- a CDS encoding JAB domain-containing protein: MLMGPKLRDLDHERFSVLQHDNRGFVIEEVLVSTGTANASLAHPREVFKDAVRMSACSVILLHNHPSGVRAPSKEDGAITKQLLEAGKILDIPVRDHIIICRSGSGSLARKIFYFEVTDVS; this comes from the coding sequence ATGCTGATGGGCCCCAAGCTACGGGATCTAGACCATGAACGCTTCAGCGTGCTGCAGCACGACAACCGAGGCTTCGTGATCGAAGAAGTACTTGTGTCCACGGGTACAGCAAACGCGAGTCTAGCGCATCCGAGGGAAGTTTTCAAGGACGCCGTAAGGATGAGCGCCTGTTCAGTCATTCTCCTCCATAATCACCCAAGTGGCGTTCGAGCACCATCGAAGGAGGACGGAGCCATTACAAAGCAGCTTCTGGAGGCTGGAAAGATACTGGACATCCCTGTTCGCGATCACATCATTATCTGCAGAAGTGGGTCTGGGTCCTTAGCTCGGAAAATATTTTACTTTGAAGTGACTGACGTGTCTTGA
- a CDS encoding T9SS type A sorting domain-containing protein, with product MTEPRHRRKFVFLVVCIAAGLATGWFMLGIDPEREHPVRNVSLRDDRLQAMTRGTPATGFEAIRSDGEEYFRARSGTWCVEFRAQAIVFYSLQPSTGTAASYDPPTRDILHRNEVKGGGRLTRTRASYEVRYPGANTSVKPQGGGSVSRKTSYFVGAREDGWRRNVPSYDTLLYRNLYEGIDLVFYYTGGTLKSEYRIQPGADYSKIQIQYSGQDSLQIQQNGDLVVTASGREFVEERPIAWQIIDSRRVERKVEYELASRTECRFKVHDYLDGSPLIIDPVFSSLFGGDQTDGIVDIDSIGPGAYAMAAMTESTNLFSSDSSYNNIYSGSIDLHISTFKLDTSFITLFSTYYGGSKDEHVAFLKRKGDRYYVVGSTNSSNLPVTNDAYQKQYRGGYDIFIAIFNLECTELLYSTYLGGAGDDFCEDACLNDNGNIYITGWTDSFGYPRTPNASQRQYGGGLDDAFLTVMSPDGKRLIYSTFLGASDADEARSVAVDERGRIAVCGVTLSADFLTTGNAIQSVMRGVECGFMTVYDTSDYRPVYSSFFGGWPNGIMKEVASTGDGGFIFVGETTSTDLPVTPGVFQPVKAGTSATDPWDMFLLRVDSNYQKVWCSYLGGSSLEQVEGMEYNYNTIILTAYTYSGDYPAEGALRTQISDVDATLTIIAGNGQYLIFSTLWGGDKGDYPNVCRIFDRKVHVGGFTMSTDMPLTHNAFQWVRSGETDGWFTIFDLDELIVGVQQISSDAPSEVHILGNYPNPFDAGGTSIRYFLKTAHAVQIDVFDAQGRTIFSQIVQNTQQGANTFHYDSRKVESGVYYVRISAGNHVATRKMIHL from the coding sequence ATGACGGAACCGAGACATAGACGGAAATTTGTCTTCCTGGTCGTTTGTATTGCCGCGGGGCTGGCAACGGGCTGGTTCATGCTGGGGATAGACCCGGAGCGTGAGCATCCGGTACGCAATGTGTCGCTGAGAGACGACCGTCTTCAGGCCATGACCCGCGGCACTCCTGCGACCGGCTTTGAGGCCATCCGAAGCGACGGGGAGGAGTATTTTCGAGCACGCTCTGGTACGTGGTGTGTGGAGTTTCGTGCGCAGGCGATCGTGTTTTACTCCCTACAGCCCAGTACGGGAACAGCGGCGTCGTACGATCCGCCCACGAGAGATATCCTGCATCGCAACGAAGTGAAAGGGGGCGGGAGGCTTACCCGTACGCGCGCGAGCTATGAAGTGCGGTACCCTGGCGCAAACACATCCGTTAAACCACAGGGTGGGGGCTCTGTCTCGCGAAAAACCTCGTATTTTGTTGGCGCGAGGGAAGACGGTTGGAGGCGGAATGTCCCATCCTACGATACTCTTCTGTATCGGAATCTGTATGAAGGGATTGATCTGGTGTTCTATTACACAGGCGGCACGTTGAAGAGCGAGTATCGGATCCAGCCAGGAGCTGACTACAGCAAGATCCAGATTCAGTACTCCGGCCAGGATTCACTTCAAATACAGCAAAACGGGGATCTCGTTGTCACGGCTAGTGGTCGGGAATTCGTGGAAGAACGCCCGATTGCCTGGCAAATCATTGATTCCAGGAGGGTCGAGAGAAAGGTCGAATACGAACTTGCCTCACGAACAGAATGTCGTTTTAAGGTACATGATTACCTCGACGGCTCCCCATTGATAATTGATCCAGTGTTCAGTAGTCTGTTTGGTGGAGATCAAACTGATGGGATTGTCGACATAGATAGCATCGGACCCGGTGCTTATGCAATGGCTGCTATGACAGAGTCTACTAATCTATTCTCAAGCGATAGCTCATATAATAACATTTATTCCGGCAGTATTGATCTACATATCTCAACATTTAAGCTTGATACGTCATTTATCACGCTTTTTTCCACGTACTATGGCGGCAGCAAAGATGAACATGTAGCTTTTCTTAAAAGAAAAGGCGATCGATATTATGTTGTTGGATCAACAAATTCAAGCAATCTTCCGGTTACAAATGATGCGTATCAAAAGCAATATAGAGGAGGGTACGATATATTTATCGCGATTTTCAATTTGGAATGTACGGAACTGTTGTACAGCACATACCTGGGTGGCGCTGGTGACGATTTCTGCGAAGATGCCTGTCTGAATGACAACGGTAATATCTATATTACCGGATGGACCGACTCCTTCGGCTATCCGAGGACGCCAAATGCGTCACAAAGGCAGTATGGTGGCGGACTCGACGATGCATTCCTGACGGTCATGTCGCCGGATGGCAAGCGGCTCATATACAGCACATTTCTGGGTGCGTCTGACGCGGATGAGGCGCGGAGTGTGGCTGTGGACGAGCGCGGGCGAATCGCTGTATGCGGTGTAACGCTTTCAGCGGATTTTCTGACTACGGGAAATGCGATTCAGTCTGTCATGCGAGGGGTTGAATGTGGATTCATGACCGTGTACGATACTTCTGATTATCGACCGGTCTATTCCTCTTTCTTCGGTGGATGGCCGAACGGCATCATGAAAGAAGTTGCATCCACCGGTGATGGCGGATTTATTTTCGTCGGTGAAACAACATCAACGGATCTCCCTGTTACACCCGGTGTTTTCCAGCCAGTAAAGGCAGGCACGAGCGCAACAGATCCATGGGATATGTTCCTGCTTCGTGTGGATTCCAACTACCAGAAGGTATGGTGCTCGTATCTCGGTGGGAGCAGTCTTGAGCAGGTTGAAGGTATGGAATATAATTACAATACCATTATTCTTACGGCATATACCTATTCCGGGGATTATCCTGCTGAAGGAGCATTAAGAACACAGATAAGTGACGTCGACGCCACTCTCACAATTATTGCCGGTAATGGACAATATCTAATATTTAGTACTTTGTGGGGTGGTGATAAAGGCGACTATCCTAATGTATGTCGAATATTTGACCGAAAGGTGCATGTAGGCGGATTCACTATGTCAACTGACATGCCTTTGACACATAATGCGTTTCAATGGGTGCGATCTGGTGAAACAGATGGCTGGTTCACGATATTCGATTTGGATGAACTTATCGTTGGTGTGCAGCAGATATCATCCGATGCACCTTCCGAAGTTCATATTCTTGGAAATTATCCCAATCCGTTCGATGCAGGAGGCACATCGATACGCTATTTTCTGAAAACCGCACACGCTGTGCAGATAGATGTCTTTGATGCCCAGGGCCGGACGATTTTCTCACAAATCGTCCAGAACACACAGCAGGGAGCAAACACCTTCCATTATGACAGCCGGAAAGTGGAGAGCGGCGTGTACTACGTACGTATTTCAGCAGGAAACCATGTCGCGACCAGGAAAATGATACACCTGTGA
- the lepB gene encoding signal peptidase I, producing MATGSLRKGTLFRMCETTSPSNRSCAANIEHMLESRIFEVIEYKWWRTVLKIALYLLILTSAFNACADRDYTLQSSSMEPTIPNGSRFNILFSAYQSNEPRRFDIVAFQPPDSDLGVWVCRIIGLPGESMAISGHGVMINGKALVLPTGLKYSPGATGGKEIKLSATAYYLLGDNTEEAIDSRILGPIERSSILGKVTNFGATKNGN from the coding sequence ATGGCGACCGGTTCGTTGCGCAAAGGTACTCTGTTCCGGATGTGCGAAACAACATCCCCATCGAATCGCTCGTGTGCCGCAAATATTGAACACATGCTGGAATCACGTATTTTCGAGGTGATCGAATACAAGTGGTGGAGGACAGTCTTGAAAATCGCACTGTATTTATTGATTCTCACCTCGGCATTTAATGCCTGCGCTGACCGCGACTACACACTGCAGTCCTCGTCAATGGAACCGACAATCCCGAATGGAAGCCGGTTCAACATTCTGTTTTCTGCCTATCAATCCAATGAGCCGCGTCGTTTCGATATTGTCGCCTTCCAGCCGCCTGACAGCGATCTCGGTGTTTGGGTCTGCCGCATCATCGGACTCCCCGGAGAATCCATGGCGATCTCCGGGCACGGCGTGATGATAAACGGAAAGGCGCTCGTACTCCCCACAGGGCTAAAATACTCCCCTGGTGCAACGGGCGGCAAAGAGATCAAACTGAGCGCTACTGCCTATTATCTTCTCGGTGACAACACAGAAGAAGCGATCGACTCCAGGATTTTGGGCCCGATTGAACGAAGCAGCATCCTCGGAAAAGTCACGAATTTCGGGGCAACCAAAAACGGGAATTAA
- a CDS encoding DUF362 domain-containing protein: MSHPSWSRRNFLCTAGIAALAAAAPRVLPASRMFTPHPAAYKYPNPGRIVIVHHPNAVIGANNADYSVVQQMFDQAVMQFTGITSSPAAALASLFPGLTTSKKIAIKPNIYNASVPARKELAKALVTRLVQMLGGFPAANISFYERHSFAAPGYTAAYFGQAVNCVTDTAFPDLGYTIHCDGQDRPYSRTLHDADYLINMPVLKSCACGVNFPVTLAFKNHMGTVNPAGPLGIHVNKTAVLDIMADPVLTTKQCLVLTDCLFAMYSGGPSGLPQATPQKIMLSQDPVTSDYQGLQLINTLRVANGYAPVSVPYIAEAAAAPYEIGIADPGLMNVITVNLPVELLSFTACVRDGFVLLEWTTAHETNNLGFEIQRRAADSEDWHSIGVVDGRGTTSTTTTYHFTDGPLPEVREVLQYRLKQIDFDGTHSYSHVVTVHREQSVAYRLEQNHPNPFGTDTEIVVHCNEMMHLRVEVSDASGRIVAILRDVITDAGDTRLRWDASRFACGIYTCRATAGAAAQEIRMTVLR, translated from the coding sequence ATGAGTCACCCTTCCTGGTCCCGCCGAAATTTTCTCTGCACAGCAGGTATCGCGGCGCTCGCGGCTGCCGCACCGCGGGTATTGCCTGCCTCGCGTATGTTCACACCGCATCCCGCGGCGTATAAGTACCCCAATCCGGGGAGGATTGTGATCGTGCATCATCCGAACGCCGTGATCGGCGCGAACAATGCCGATTACAGCGTTGTGCAACAGATGTTCGATCAGGCCGTGATGCAGTTCACCGGCATCACCTCTTCGCCTGCCGCCGCTCTCGCGTCCCTCTTCCCGGGTTTGACTACGTCGAAGAAAATCGCGATCAAACCGAACATCTACAATGCGAGCGTTCCTGCGCGCAAGGAACTCGCGAAAGCCCTAGTTACGCGGCTCGTACAGATGCTCGGAGGATTTCCCGCCGCGAATATCAGCTTCTACGAACGGCACAGCTTCGCCGCACCGGGGTACACGGCGGCATACTTTGGGCAGGCGGTGAATTGTGTCACGGACACGGCCTTTCCCGATCTGGGGTATACGATTCACTGCGACGGACAGGACAGGCCGTACAGCAGGACGCTGCATGATGCGGACTATCTGATCAATATGCCCGTGCTCAAATCGTGCGCCTGCGGCGTGAATTTTCCCGTGACGCTCGCCTTCAAGAATCACATGGGGACAGTCAATCCTGCTGGTCCGCTCGGCATACACGTGAACAAAACCGCCGTGCTCGATATCATGGCAGATCCGGTTCTGACAACAAAACAATGTCTCGTACTCACGGACTGTCTCTTTGCGATGTACAGCGGCGGACCGAGCGGTCTCCCGCAGGCAACGCCGCAGAAGATCATGCTATCGCAGGATCCCGTGACGAGTGATTATCAGGGACTGCAATTGATCAACACACTGCGGGTGGCGAACGGCTATGCTCCGGTTTCCGTGCCATACATCGCGGAAGCCGCCGCCGCACCGTATGAGATCGGGATCGCCGATCCCGGCTTGATGAACGTCATCACCGTGAATCTGCCGGTCGAGCTGTTGTCGTTCACTGCCTGCGTGCGCGACGGCTTTGTGCTTCTGGAATGGACCACGGCGCATGAGACGAATAATCTCGGCTTCGAGATACAGCGGCGCGCGGCGGACAGTGAGGACTGGCACAGCATCGGCGTCGTGGACGGACGTGGCACGACCAGCACCACGACGACCTACCATTTTACGGACGGGCCGCTGCCCGAGGTCCGCGAGGTGCTGCAGTATCGACTGAAGCAGATCGACTTCGATGGAACACACAGTTACTCCCACGTCGTGACTGTGCACAGGGAGCAGTCCGTTGCGTATCGTCTCGAACAGAATCACCCCAATCCTTTCGGCACCGACACGGAAATCGTCGTCCACTGCAACGAGATGATGCATCTGCGCGTCGAAGTCTCTGACGCGTCTGGAAGGATCGTCGCGATACTCCGCGATGTCATCACCGACGCGGGTGATACACGCCTGCGCTGGGACGCCTCACGTTTCGCTTGCGGAATCTACACCTGCCGTGCGACTGCCGGCGCCGCGGCGCAGGAGATTCGCATGACAGTGCTGCGATAG
- a CDS encoding AbgT family transporter: MIRKGSLNRLRALLSAGKSRGIEGPEFHLDGAAGKGHAVASHGGARKGSRVLDRFERVGNRVPDPVVLFVVALVATWIISALLAGRDFGLTDPRTSAPLRINDLLTLPSFAVFFSGMTQAFVSFPPLGLVLVMVIGVGVAEKSGLVGAILRGVLAIASPRVLTPLVAIASICAHLLADSAIVILLPLAGALFYVSGRHPLAGIIAAFGPLAGVIFANFFPSGLDALLAGFSEGGARIVDPAYQVGPLSNYWLAIATSVVVVPLTWWLVERVVEPRLRGVVVDGDPALMPTAPEVTAQERRGLWAALATALVFAAAMVITVAPASSPFRAPDGSLSGAGSPLMMGLIPLLLVGTLLPSIAFGVSARTFRGHREVIDGMVTTMSSMGAYIVMVFFAALFTKAFADSNLGALIALKGAGFLRALGMPPAVMIIGVVLLTASLDMLVPSASAKWALLAPILVPMLMSVGIAPELTQAAFRLGDGPVNVLTPLMAHFPLVLAFCRRYVTKVGVGTLMSLLLPLGIMYLLVEIVLLLCWWGLGLPLGIGSRYTYP; the protein is encoded by the coding sequence ATGATACGGAAGGGGAGTCTCAACAGGCTGCGGGCATTGTTGTCCGCCGGGAAATCGCGAGGGATTGAGGGGCCAGAGTTTCATCTGGATGGCGCAGCGGGGAAAGGCCACGCAGTGGCGTCGCACGGGGGAGCGCGAAAGGGCAGTCGAGTGCTCGACCGGTTCGAACGAGTCGGGAATCGTGTGCCCGATCCGGTGGTCCTGTTTGTCGTGGCCCTCGTTGCGACATGGATCATTTCAGCACTGCTGGCAGGTCGGGATTTCGGACTGACCGATCCGCGCACATCGGCGCCACTGCGCATCAACGACCTGCTGACACTTCCGTCGTTCGCGGTCTTCTTCTCGGGCATGACGCAGGCCTTTGTCTCCTTCCCTCCACTCGGCCTGGTTCTCGTGATGGTGATAGGCGTCGGAGTGGCGGAAAAGTCGGGGCTCGTCGGTGCGATACTTCGTGGTGTGCTTGCGATCGCGTCGCCGCGTGTGTTGACGCCGCTGGTCGCCATCGCCTCGATCTGCGCCCATCTGCTTGCGGATTCGGCCATCGTGATCTTGCTGCCGCTCGCGGGCGCGTTGTTCTACGTTTCCGGCAGGCATCCGCTCGCGGGCATCATCGCGGCCTTCGGGCCGCTGGCGGGTGTGATCTTCGCGAACTTTTTTCCTTCTGGTCTTGACGCGCTGCTTGCCGGCTTCTCGGAGGGGGGCGCACGGATCGTCGATCCCGCCTATCAAGTCGGGCCGTTGAGCAACTACTGGCTGGCGATCGCCACGTCGGTTGTGGTTGTGCCTCTCACATGGTGGCTCGTTGAGAGAGTGGTGGAGCCGCGCCTGCGCGGTGTGGTGGTCGATGGTGATCCCGCACTCATGCCGACGGCGCCCGAGGTGACCGCGCAGGAGAGGCGCGGACTCTGGGCCGCGCTCGCAACAGCTCTGGTTTTTGCGGCAGCGATGGTCATCACTGTCGCGCCCGCATCATCACCCTTCCGTGCTCCCGACGGTTCGCTGAGCGGCGCCGGATCACCGTTGATGATGGGGCTGATTCCATTACTTCTCGTCGGCACGCTGCTTCCCTCCATCGCCTTCGGTGTGAGTGCACGCACGTTCCGCGGACACCGCGAAGTGATCGACGGCATGGTCACGACCATGTCGTCGATGGGCGCCTACATCGTGATGGTTTTTTTCGCGGCCTTGTTCACCAAGGCCTTTGCCGACTCGAATCTGGGCGCGCTCATCGCGTTGAAAGGCGCCGGATTTTTACGCGCGCTCGGCATGCCCCCCGCGGTGATGATCATCGGCGTGGTGCTTCTCACCGCGTCACTCGACATGCTCGTTCCTTCGGCTTCCGCCAAGTGGGCTCTGCTGGCGCCGATACTCGTGCCGATGCTGATGAGTGTGGGGATAGCGCCCGAGCTGACACAGGCCGCGTTCCGCCTCGGCGACGGACCGGTCAACGTGCTTACACCACTGATGGCGCATTTCCCGCTTGTACTCGCGTTCTGCCGGCGCTATGTGACAAAGGTCGGAGTCGGCACACTCATGTCGCTGCTCCTGCCTCTCGGCATAATGTATCTTCTTGTGGAAATCGTGCTGCTGCTGTGCTGGTGGGGACTGGGCCTGCCGCTCGGGATCGGCTCGCGGTACACGTATCCGTAA
- a CDS encoding dicarboxylate/amino acid:cation symporter translates to MPRPSLTTLIFTGMGIGLAIGWIFPDAGVALKPLSTIFIRLIRSIIAPLLFSTLVVGIAGHGSLREVGRLGLKSIVYFEVVTTFALLVGLLAVNIVRPGDGVNLHSVAAGDIVAKQQTFSDVLVHIVPQSIVQAMAEGEVLQIVIYAILFASALSLVPSEKRGSLVAFFDALAETMFKFTGIVMRYAPIGVGAAIAVTVGHRGPSVLINLGLLILTLYGALLVFVLAVLVPVMVIARIPVRTFFRAIKEPAIIAFSTTSSEAALPKAMQIMESFGVPRRIVAFVLPTGYSFNLDGSTLYLALASVFVAQAAGVEMPLASQILMMLTLMLTTKGVAGIPRASLVILAGTLASFNLPLEGVAVILGIDEILDMGRTTLNVIGNCLATAVIARWEGELPPNGAG, encoded by the coding sequence CTGCCCCGACCCTCGCTCACGACTTTGATTTTCACCGGCATGGGGATCGGCCTGGCTATCGGGTGGATCTTTCCCGATGCAGGAGTCGCGCTTAAACCGCTGAGCACCATTTTCATCAGGCTCATCCGCAGCATCATCGCGCCGCTTCTCTTTTCAACACTTGTTGTTGGAATCGCGGGCCATGGCAGTCTGCGCGAAGTAGGCCGTCTCGGTCTGAAGTCCATTGTGTATTTCGAGGTCGTCACAACATTTGCCCTTCTCGTCGGACTGCTTGCCGTGAACATCGTGCGCCCGGGCGACGGCGTGAATCTCCATTCCGTGGCGGCGGGCGACATTGTTGCGAAGCAGCAGACTTTCAGCGACGTGCTCGTTCACATTGTGCCACAGAGCATCGTGCAGGCGATGGCCGAAGGCGAGGTTCTGCAGATCGTCATATACGCCATTCTGTTCGCGAGCGCATTGTCGCTGGTGCCGTCCGAGAAGCGCGGGTCACTCGTCGCATTCTTCGACGCCCTGGCGGAGACGATGTTCAAGTTCACCGGCATCGTGATGCGGTATGCGCCGATAGGGGTTGGCGCGGCGATCGCGGTGACAGTGGGGCATCGTGGCCCATCGGTGCTGATCAACCTCGGTTTGCTCATACTCACTCTGTACGGCGCGCTGCTGGTATTTGTCCTCGCCGTGCTTGTTCCGGTCATGGTCATTGCGCGTATTCCCGTGCGCACATTTTTCCGCGCGATCAAGGAACCTGCCATTATTGCGTTCTCCACGACCAGTTCCGAGGCGGCGCTGCCGAAGGCGATGCAGATCATGGAATCGTTCGGTGTGCCGCGACGTATCGTCGCCTTTGTCCTTCCGACAGGATACAGTTTCAATCTCGACGGCAGCACGCTGTACCTGGCGCTTGCATCGGTCTTTGTCGCCCAGGCGGCGGGAGTGGAGATGCCGCTCGCGTCACAGATCCTCATGATGCTCACGCTGATGCTCACAACAAAGGGCGTAGCCGGTATACCCCGCGCCTCGCTCGTGATCCTCGCGGGCACCCTTGCCTCGTTCAACCTGCCGCTCGAAGGCGTGGCCGTCATTCTCGGCATCGACGAGATCCTCGACATGGGACGCACCACGCTCAATGTCATCGGCAACTGCCTCGCAACCGCGGTCATCGCCCGCTGGGAAGGCGAACTGCCGCCGAATGGAGCGGGGTAA